One window of the Acaryochloris thomasi RCC1774 genome contains the following:
- a CDS encoding glycoside hydrolase family 113 produces MKKFIFLWAMTYLLVIGCYTVGETFPISAPAEQSSNIAQADHSQKQQGVSWVAGPQPITRENLESLKANYVNWIVQTPFGWQRDYDSPELMLQTTDGYWGETDQGLALTTQYAQELGIKTLLKPHIWLTQVREGKWRTDIAMQSEVDWQTWFNQYRTFILHYARFAETHRIPALCIGTELQTTAVQREQDWRQLIAEIRQVYHGQLTYAANWFEAFEQIQFWDALDFIGIQAYFPLSTELSPTIEQLKAGWQPYIEPITAVQKKYQKPVIFTEIGYRSTEDAAIEPWKWPDSSELNPKVSATKVGLLTQANCYEAFFQTFWDQEWFAGAYWWKWFPEINQDSQQVGTGFTPQNKPAEKILSRQYSDT; encoded by the coding sequence ATGAAGAAATTTATTTTCCTGTGGGCGATGACCTATTTACTCGTGATCGGCTGCTATACAGTCGGCGAGACCTTTCCCATTTCAGCTCCCGCAGAGCAATCTAGCAATATTGCTCAAGCCGACCACTCACAAAAACAGCAAGGCGTCTCTTGGGTTGCCGGACCACAACCCATCACTCGGGAAAATTTAGAGTCCCTTAAAGCAAATTATGTGAACTGGATTGTCCAGACGCCCTTTGGCTGGCAAAGGGACTATGACTCACCCGAACTGATGTTACAGACAACAGACGGCTATTGGGGTGAAACAGATCAGGGATTAGCACTCACCACTCAATATGCTCAGGAGCTAGGGATCAAGACTCTATTAAAACCCCATATTTGGCTCACTCAGGTCCGTGAGGGTAAGTGGCGCACCGACATTGCGATGCAGTCTGAGGTGGACTGGCAAACTTGGTTCAATCAGTATCGGACTTTTATCCTGCACTACGCGAGGTTCGCTGAAACTCATAGGATTCCGGCTCTGTGTATTGGCACTGAATTACAGACAACGGCGGTGCAACGTGAACAGGACTGGCGCCAATTAATTGCGGAGATCCGTCAGGTCTATCACGGTCAACTCACCTATGCGGCCAACTGGTTTGAAGCCTTTGAGCAGATTCAGTTTTGGGATGCCTTAGATTTCATCGGCATTCAAGCCTACTTTCCCCTATCGACAGAGCTTTCTCCCACTATTGAGCAGCTTAAGGCAGGATGGCAACCCTACATCGAGCCAATTACCGCTGTTCAGAAAAAATATCAAAAGCCAGTTATTTTCACTGAGATTGGCTATCGCAGTACCGAAGATGCGGCGATAGAACCCTGGAAGTGGCCTGATTCGTCAGAACTAAATCCCAAAGTTTCCGCAACGAAGGTTGGCTTATTGACGCAGGCTAACTGCTACGAGGCCTTTTTTCAAACCTTCTGGGATCAAGAGTGGTTCGCAGGAGCCTACTGGTGGAAGTGGTTTCCTGAAATCAACCAAGATTCGCAGCAGGTCGGCACAGGATTTACGCCTCAGAATAAACCTGCTGAAAAAATTTTAAGCAGGCAATATAGCGACACCTAA
- a CDS encoding nucleoside-diphosphate sugar epimerase/dehydratase → MLNGLSDAFLRLRNRHFFLIDAVCFTLTPLLALNLRLDSVGVPEHHQAGLIAITLLFIFLKFSVYLPFGLYRSFWRYASIDELLKIVSLTLAVIILQAFAFSTLQSLGLIALPRSLPFIEGLLTLLVVGGSRFSLRAIERFNHRWGSLSQWRTSQAHALIIGAGDAGVALARELESNPGVSLVPVAFIDDDPKKRKLKIRGLPVLGDRTLIPEIVKTLQIQVAIIAMPSISGPVIRDIVSICHQAGVETKTLPALQDILSSSRNLRQSLREVQIEDLLRREPVYIDVQRVQKLLQGKRVLITGAGGSIGSELCRQVYSLNPKEMILLGHGENSVFNIQQELHNLGGDRGCDNNGSGYLNAPILTPFIADLRHPARLRFAFEQFQPEVIFHAAAHKHVPLMEDNPPEAITNNVLGTKALVDLAVEFGVENFVMISTDKVVNPTSVMGASKRVAEMLVLQAARRSHRSFVIVRFGNVLGSRGSVIPTFKRQIAEGGPVTVTHPDICRYFMTIPEAVQLVLQGSVLSPGGEVLMLNMGEPVKIVDLANDLICLSGYQVDKDIKICFTGLRPGEKLYEELLIPGEEYQPTEHEKLLVVKNASRTVSEQLTRVVADLGQAAFSNDSEQIRGLLKTLVDGYQTQTVRTRQYVKTAARNK, encoded by the coding sequence ATGCTGAATGGTCTGAGTGATGCGTTTCTGAGACTGAGAAACCGTCATTTTTTTCTAATTGATGCCGTTTGTTTCACATTGACACCGCTGTTGGCGTTGAACTTGCGGTTAGACAGTGTGGGGGTGCCCGAACATCATCAAGCGGGCCTGATTGCCATTACGTTACTGTTTATCTTTCTGAAGTTTTCAGTTTATTTGCCTTTTGGCCTCTATCGTTCGTTTTGGCGCTATGCCAGCATTGATGAACTGCTCAAGATCGTGTCCTTGACCCTTGCAGTCATCATCCTGCAAGCCTTTGCTTTTTCGACCCTGCAGTCTCTCGGCTTGATTGCCTTACCTCGTTCACTTCCCTTCATTGAGGGCCTGCTAACCCTACTCGTCGTAGGTGGTAGTCGGTTCAGTCTCAGAGCAATTGAGCGCTTCAATCACCGCTGGGGAAGCCTATCGCAGTGGCGTACCTCCCAAGCACATGCTCTGATTATCGGTGCCGGTGATGCAGGTGTTGCCCTTGCTCGAGAGCTAGAATCTAATCCTGGGGTGAGTTTGGTCCCCGTTGCTTTCATTGATGACGATCCCAAAAAGCGCAAGCTGAAAATCCGAGGACTGCCGGTTCTCGGAGATCGCACCTTGATTCCTGAAATTGTCAAAACACTGCAGATTCAGGTCGCCATTATTGCGATGCCCTCGATTTCAGGCCCCGTGATCCGAGATATTGTCTCTATCTGTCATCAGGCCGGGGTAGAAACAAAAACCCTACCTGCTCTGCAGGATATCTTGAGCAGTTCAAGAAACCTACGTCAAAGCCTGCGAGAAGTGCAGATCGAAGATTTGCTCAGACGGGAGCCGGTTTATATTGATGTTCAGCGTGTTCAGAAGCTTTTGCAAGGCAAGCGTGTCTTAATTACCGGTGCTGGAGGTTCCATTGGTAGCGAGCTCTGTCGGCAGGTCTACAGCCTCAATCCGAAAGAAATGATTCTGTTGGGGCATGGAGAAAATTCGGTCTTCAATATTCAGCAAGAATTACATAACCTAGGTGGGGATAGGGGTTGCGACAATAATGGCTCGGGTTACCTGAATGCCCCTATTTTGACTCCGTTCATTGCTGATTTACGCCATCCGGCTCGACTCCGGTTTGCCTTTGAGCAGTTTCAGCCAGAGGTCATTTTTCATGCCGCAGCTCATAAGCATGTTCCTCTGATGGAAGACAATCCACCAGAAGCCATTACCAACAATGTTCTAGGAACCAAAGCCCTCGTGGATTTGGCTGTAGAGTTTGGCGTCGAGAACTTCGTCATGATCTCCACAGATAAGGTTGTGAACCCCACTAGTGTGATGGGCGCTAGTAAGCGGGTCGCGGAGATGCTTGTCCTGCAGGCCGCTCGGAGAAGTCATCGGTCGTTTGTCATTGTTCGTTTTGGTAATGTCCTGGGTAGTCGAGGCAGCGTCATCCCGACTTTTAAGCGTCAAATTGCTGAAGGTGGACCGGTGACGGTGACTCATCCTGACATCTGTCGCTACTTTATGACCATTCCTGAAGCGGTCCAGTTGGTGCTGCAGGGGTCCGTCCTCAGCCCAGGGGGCGAAGTGCTGATGCTCAACATGGGTGAACCGGTCAAAATCGTAGATCTAGCCAATGATTTGATTTGTCTTTCAGGCTATCAAGTGGATAAGGACATCAAAATTTGCTTCACAGGTCTGAGACCTGGGGAGAAGCTATATGAGGAGTTACTCATTCCTGGAGAGGAGTACCAACCCACCGAGCATGAAAAATTGTTAGTGGTCAAAAATGCTAGCAGGACTGTATCAGAACAGCTGACGCGGGTGGTTGCTGATTTGGGACAAGCTGCCTTTAGTAACGATTCTGAGCAGATTCGCGGTCTACTCAAAACGCTCGTTGATGGGTACCAGACTCAAACTGTAAGGACTAGGCAGTACGTGAAAACGGCAGCCAGGAATAAATAA
- a CDS encoding recombinase family protein — MNSSLRWFSGPVRSGKTTALIDHLALESQVTDASNFLVFAVNGDNRQRLMQKIALITPHPTVTSTTPLGFFEDEVVLFWPLITEALQLKAHFPVRLRPETEQALAIQFWNDAVWEQLRQFENLSCERWVRRVLDLLQLAAFSGTPLEEIPDRLQQGFVHDQPKTWEILGQSLIQWRNWCLDNGLLTYGLITELFWRYLLPNPTYRGHLLQRFQGIMADDVDSYPAITRSLFEVWLEAGHPAGFTFNPEGAIRLGLGADPNHLLGLCERCQVISLTPAAYSLGGATAANEAFPMEAGRWSTISSTVIDFLSHASVALPDSIVSLRTSSRAQLLRQTAETIIDAVQSGEVEPRDIAVIGPGLDTIARYTLREILARQGIAVESLQDQRPLNSTAMVRALLTLLTLVYPGLGRLVDQEQIAEMLVVLTTPTSDSDQAELIDPVRAGLLADYCFQAHPEQPRLLPIESFPRWDRLGHQATVAYNRILSWLAQQTVATTVQQPYLTLSPVFILDRAIQHFFSAQVLSFDQLSVLRELIETAQHYWEVDTRLRQTQTRTEPMAVTVGQFIALLRQGTITANPYPVNHQGHQAVMLSTTFQYRMARQVHRWHFWLDAGSALWHGGGAVVLWGAPFFLQSWSGDPLTVDDELVQDQQQLERLMQDLLGRVTERVYLCYSELSVSGQEQAGPLLPLVDAAASPLNYSGIMA; from the coding sequence GTGAACAGTTCTCTTCGTTGGTTCTCTGGTCCTGTCCGCAGCGGCAAGACAACAGCTCTAATTGATCATCTTGCTCTTGAGTCTCAGGTGACGGATGCTTCTAATTTTCTGGTGTTTGCGGTCAATGGCGATAACCGCCAGCGGTTGATGCAGAAGATTGCATTGATCACACCCCACCCAACGGTAACCTCCACCACACCTTTGGGCTTCTTTGAGGATGAGGTGGTGTTGTTTTGGCCGTTGATTACGGAGGCACTGCAGCTTAAGGCTCATTTCCCGGTGCGTCTGAGGCCAGAGACTGAGCAGGCGCTGGCAATTCAGTTCTGGAATGATGCGGTTTGGGAGCAATTGAGGCAGTTTGAAAACTTGAGTTGCGAACGCTGGGTCCGGCGCGTCTTAGATCTGCTGCAGCTCGCAGCGTTTAGCGGCACACCCTTAGAAGAGATTCCCGACCGGCTCCAGCAAGGTTTTGTTCATGATCAGCCCAAAACGTGGGAAATTTTGGGGCAGAGTCTGATTCAATGGCGCAATTGGTGTCTCGATAACGGTCTGCTGACCTATGGCCTGATTACAGAGCTGTTCTGGCGCTACCTGCTGCCAAATCCAACCTATCGCGGACATTTGCTACAGCGCTTCCAGGGCATTATGGCTGACGATGTTGATAGTTATCCGGCAATTACCCGCTCTCTATTTGAAGTCTGGCTGGAAGCCGGTCACCCTGCGGGCTTTACCTTTAATCCTGAGGGCGCCATCCGTTTGGGACTGGGGGCTGATCCAAACCATCTACTGGGCCTTTGCGAGCGCTGCCAAGTTATTTCCCTGACGCCTGCGGCGTATTCGTTGGGAGGTGCAACGGCCGCTAATGAAGCTTTTCCTATGGAGGCAGGCCGGTGGTCGACAATCTCATCTACTGTAATCGACTTTCTCAGCCATGCATCAGTGGCGCTACCGGACTCTATTGTGTCGCTGCGAACCAGCTCTCGAGCGCAGCTCCTGCGTCAGACTGCTGAGACCATTATCGATGCGGTTCAATCTGGTGAAGTTGAGCCGCGAGACATTGCTGTCATTGGTCCGGGTCTTGATACGATTGCCCGCTATACGCTACGAGAAATATTAGCTCGCCAAGGGATTGCTGTTGAATCACTTCAGGATCAGCGACCTCTCAACAGCACGGCCATGGTTAGGGCTTTGCTGACGCTCCTAACCTTAGTTTATCCAGGTCTAGGGCGTTTAGTGGATCAAGAGCAGATTGCAGAGATGCTGGTGGTTCTGACGACTCCAACGTCTGACTCGGATCAAGCAGAGCTCATCGACCCGGTGCGAGCTGGTTTACTGGCAGACTACTGTTTTCAAGCTCACCCTGAACAGCCACGTTTACTACCGATTGAGAGCTTCCCTAGGTGGGATCGACTGGGTCACCAAGCAACAGTGGCCTACAACCGAATTCTGAGCTGGCTGGCACAGCAAACGGTGGCAACGACAGTCCAGCAACCCTATTTGACGTTGAGTCCTGTGTTCATCTTAGATCGGGCCATTCAGCACTTTTTTTCGGCTCAGGTGCTTTCCTTTGATCAGCTATCGGTTCTGAGAGAACTGATAGAAACGGCCCAGCATTATTGGGAGGTCGATACTCGGCTGCGCCAGACTCAGACTCGAACAGAGCCAATGGCTGTAACGGTGGGTCAGTTTATTGCTCTTTTGCGTCAGGGGACGATTACGGCCAATCCGTATCCGGTTAATCATCAAGGCCATCAGGCCGTTATGCTCTCAACAACGTTCCAGTATCGGATGGCGCGTCAGGTGCATCGCTGGCATTTCTGGTTAGATGCAGGCTCTGCGCTGTGGCATGGAGGAGGGGCAGTCGTTCTATGGGGTGCTCCCTTCTTCCTTCAAAGTTGGTCTGGCGATCCGCTAACGGTGGATGATGAGCTTGTTCAGGATCAGCAACAGCTTGAGCGACTGATGCAAGATCTGCTGGGACGAGTCACTGAGCGAGTTTACCTGTGCTACAGCGAACTGTCAGTAAGCGGCCAAGAGCAGGCAGGGCCTTTATTGCCTCTCGTGGATGCTGCTGCATCGCCATTGAATTATTCAGGAATAATGGCCTGA
- the cobU gene encoding bifunctional adenosylcobinamide kinase/adenosylcobinamide-phosphate guanylyltransferase translates to MRQLILVTGPARSGKSEWAEALAKEMEGPVVYVATSSGNDQDAEWQRRLRSHQIRRPQTWKTLEIPIALPTALDQATLGTCLLIDSLGTWLANVLEQENEHWQQTSEALIYSLNHSPATVILVAEETGWGVIPAYPSGRLFRDRLGTLVRQIGNIADAVYLVGAGYALNLKVLGTPVPASDAL, encoded by the coding sequence GTGAGACAGCTAATTTTAGTGACGGGTCCAGCCCGTTCGGGTAAAAGTGAATGGGCTGAGGCTTTGGCGAAGGAGATGGAGGGACCAGTGGTCTATGTTGCCACATCCTCTGGCAATGACCAAGATGCAGAGTGGCAGAGAAGGTTGCGATCGCATCAAATTCGTCGTCCTCAAACCTGGAAAACCCTAGAGATCCCCATTGCCCTACCCACAGCTCTCGATCAAGCCACATTGGGGACTTGTCTGCTAATTGACTCTCTGGGAACATGGCTTGCCAACGTCTTAGAACAAGAGAATGAACATTGGCAACAAACATCAGAGGCTCTAATTTACAGCCTCAATCACTCACCCGCCACCGTCATCTTAGTCGCAGAAGAAACAGGTTGGGGCGTCATTCCGGCCTATCCCTCCGGGCGTCTTTTTCGCGATCGGCTAGGCACCTTGGTTCGACAGATTGGCAATATTGCAGATGCCGTATATCTAGTGGGGGCAGGATATGCCCTGAATCTTAAAGTTTTAGGGACACCCGTCCCTGCATCAGACGCCCTTTAG
- a CDS encoding tetratricopeptide repeat protein: MTDNSSRTQRQAVQKKQQNKKQRWLIWIFLIIAVVGLAGASFIPVFEELFSNNSSSQPTATPTATVDGQQDGPQKELQDLERSYQIVLEREPENPKVLEALVQTRLQMIALGLKKPADVVEPLTKLAKLSPERTEYQVLLGRSQQQAGDREAASQTFRDILAKDPANVEALQGLVAGLLQEKRPTAAIDILETTLNTAKQANQLTPGTMDELAINLILGQVYVDQQNYDQALTLYDDLIKESPKDFRAFYGKAVALDAQGNKADAQTFFQSAAALAPEQYKEPIKAAAQQTQVTPEPTASPQVPTTPSSSPE, translated from the coding sequence ATGACCGATAATAGCAGCAGAACTCAGAGGCAAGCGGTGCAGAAGAAACAGCAGAATAAAAAACAGCGCTGGCTCATTTGGATTTTCCTGATCATCGCCGTCGTCGGACTGGCCGGGGCTTCCTTCATCCCTGTCTTTGAAGAGTTGTTCAGTAATAACTCCTCTTCGCAGCCCACCGCGACACCCACCGCCACCGTTGACGGTCAGCAAGACGGGCCGCAAAAAGAGCTGCAGGACTTAGAAAGAAGTTATCAAATTGTGCTCGAACGAGAGCCGGAAAATCCAAAAGTTCTCGAAGCTTTAGTTCAGACTCGGCTGCAGATGATTGCTTTAGGGCTTAAAAAACCTGCTGACGTGGTTGAACCGCTCACGAAACTAGCGAAGCTTTCACCTGAACGGACTGAATATCAGGTGCTGCTAGGGCGTTCACAGCAGCAAGCGGGTGACCGCGAGGCTGCCTCTCAAACCTTCCGCGATATTTTGGCAAAAGACCCTGCCAATGTTGAAGCCCTACAGGGACTCGTCGCTGGCTTACTGCAAGAGAAGCGTCCCACTGCCGCTATTGATATCCTGGAAACCACCCTCAATACCGCGAAGCAGGCCAACCAGCTTACCCCTGGCACGATGGACGAGCTGGCGATTAACCTGATTTTGGGGCAGGTTTATGTTGATCAGCAAAACTACGACCAAGCCCTCACGCTCTACGATGATTTGATTAAAGAGAGCCCCAAAGATTTTCGAGCCTTCTATGGCAAGGCCGTGGCCCTTGATGCCCAAGGTAATAAAGCAGACGCCCAAACCTTCTTTCAATCTGCTGCTGCCTTGGCTCCCGAACAATATAAAGAGCCAATTAAAGCCGCCGCCCAACAAACACAAGTCACACCAGAGCCAACTGCCAGCCCTCAGGTGCCAACCACACCTTCATCCAGCCCTGAATAA
- the pxcA gene encoding proton extrusion protein PcxA gives MRSPLASTLKKTFLAAEKWYRNTPERALEAAYQAAKSIKAIEDEHFDGQPIGFSSPYTGAVSTYFQTERDKNLRTIRRRLNEYKIGTSFVDLYPRDPDGPNLMQRMGVPGDAYDPSPEDITIEAVPEVIAKSVERQSLLDKLTFVDSVLIRYTLASTRRPQPSQQATKRQSPLIQTNEINGKVNGSNPRQESVPVVLSVQNSLYEGEFTSDDISADPSKLDSGSFVPRSILRTANRFRKELDPDPSTEEDILQDFRVSRNRTQGAVRFLLLLTILPLLTQVFMKYVVVGPVVDRFQGSEKIEIIINPEIENKVFNELSHYEQRLKFQNLTNPAPIPEADINQLLRERAVELSDEYQWELTEPIKNIFADLVSLLVFAILIARGKEQIAIIKSFFDEIIYGLSDSAKAFIIILFTDVFVGFHSPHGWEVIIESALSHFGLPLNHSFINVFIATFPVMLDTVFKYWIFRYLNQISPSAVATYRTMNE, from the coding sequence ATGCGCTCTCCCCTTGCTTCCACCCTAAAAAAGACCTTCTTAGCCGCTGAAAAATGGTACCGAAACACACCAGAGCGAGCGTTGGAAGCAGCCTATCAAGCAGCCAAATCAATTAAAGCCATCGAAGATGAACACTTTGACGGTCAGCCTATTGGATTTAGCAGTCCCTACACCGGGGCAGTTTCAACCTACTTCCAAACCGAGCGGGATAAAAATCTGAGAACGATCCGGCGGCGTCTCAATGAATATAAAATCGGCACTTCTTTTGTCGATCTCTACCCCCGCGATCCAGATGGGCCAAACCTGATGCAGCGAATGGGTGTCCCCGGTGACGCCTACGACCCCAGCCCCGAAGATATCACCATCGAAGCGGTACCCGAAGTCATTGCTAAGTCAGTTGAGCGCCAGTCCTTACTGGACAAACTCACCTTCGTTGACTCTGTGTTGATCCGATATACATTGGCATCCACTCGGCGGCCTCAGCCCTCACAGCAGGCCACAAAACGTCAGTCCCCACTCATTCAGACGAACGAAATCAACGGCAAAGTGAACGGATCGAACCCGCGACAGGAGTCTGTTCCCGTCGTGCTGTCCGTCCAGAATTCGCTCTATGAAGGAGAATTTACGTCCGATGACATCTCGGCCGATCCGTCCAAGCTAGACAGTGGCAGTTTCGTTCCCCGCTCCATCCTGAGGACCGCCAACCGATTTCGCAAAGAACTTGATCCAGATCCGAGCACTGAAGAAGACATTCTTCAAGACTTTCGGGTGTCTCGCAATCGTACCCAGGGAGCGGTTCGTTTTCTTCTACTCCTGACCATTCTGCCGCTGTTGACTCAGGTGTTCATGAAATACGTGGTGGTGGGGCCAGTGGTGGATCGCTTTCAGGGCAGTGAAAAAATTGAGATTATCATTAACCCTGAAATTGAGAACAAAGTCTTCAATGAGCTTTCGCACTATGAGCAGAGATTAAAATTTCAGAATCTTACTAACCCCGCGCCTATCCCTGAAGCTGATATCAATCAATTGCTCAGAGAACGGGCCGTGGAGCTATCGGACGAATATCAGTGGGAACTAACAGAACCGATCAAAAACATTTTTGCTGATCTCGTCTCTCTGCTTGTCTTCGCAATCCTGATTGCCCGTGGAAAAGAACAGATTGCCATCATCAAATCGTTTTTCGATGAAATCATCTACGGTTTGAGCGATAGTGCCAAGGCGTTTATTATCATTCTCTTCACTGATGTCTTTGTGGGCTTTCACTCCCCTCACGGCTGGGAAGTGATTATTGAGAGTGCCCTTTCTCACTTTGGGCTGCCGTTGAACCATAGCTTTATCAACGTCTTTATTGCGACCTTTCCGGTGATGCTGGATACGGTCTTCAAGTACTGGATTTTCCGCTACTTGAATCAAATTTCTCCGTCTGCAGTTGCGACCTATCGGACAATGAATGAGTAG
- a CDS encoding 50S ribosomal protein L25/general stress protein Ctc — MEFTIECEPRQSGVNPRKLRRMGKLPAVLYGHEGTESVSLSLPLAIAERMLTAVEVNNTLITVKVPELSLDCQSLLRDVQTHPWKSSLYHLSFFAIAGQDSVTVTVPLNFVGEPIGVKQDNGSLDLVLTSLELQCEPQSIPESIDIDISGFNIGDAIHVNELSLPKGVTSAGEGNRVVASVLAPAGATVTDDETEEGSEEAAGEPASDEASAE, encoded by the coding sequence ATGGAATTCACCATTGAGTGTGAACCCCGCCAGAGTGGAGTGAACCCTAGAAAGCTACGCAGAATGGGCAAGCTCCCCGCCGTGCTCTATGGACATGAAGGGACCGAATCAGTTTCTCTTTCTCTGCCGCTAGCCATTGCCGAGCGGATGCTGACTGCGGTGGAGGTCAATAATACGTTGATCACAGTCAAAGTCCCCGAACTTTCTCTAGACTGTCAGTCCCTTCTTCGGGATGTTCAAACTCATCCTTGGAAATCAAGTCTCTATCACCTCAGCTTCTTTGCGATCGCAGGTCAAGACAGTGTGACCGTGACTGTGCCGCTTAACTTTGTTGGCGAACCCATTGGCGTCAAGCAGGACAACGGTTCCCTAGACTTGGTTCTAACCTCTTTAGAGCTACAGTGTGAGCCTCAGAGCATCCCAGAATCAATTGATATTGATATCAGCGGATTCAATATTGGGGATGCCATTCACGTGAATGAACTGTCTCTGCCTAAAGGCGTTACCTCTGCCGGAGAAGGAAACCGTGTTGTAGCATCAGTCTTAGCGCCAGCGGGTGCAACAGTCACTGATGATGAGACAGAAGAAGGCTCTGAAGAAGCTGCTGGTGAGCCCGCAAGCGACGAAGCGTCCGCAGAATAA
- a CDS encoding metal ABC transporter permease, with protein MLCVYARCDRILVGILLCPVIGSFLILQRMTLLGDVIAHYVLPGLSVAAFTGINVLIGAFCSGLAGALFITWIRAQSRIKADSAMAITFSTFFALGIMLLSLLKNQFDLDGLLFGDILGVTSTDITYTLIVTLLLLTTVRLVYKELLLYTFDPTRAKVMGLPINILYIGLMAAITLTVIVSVRAVGVILVISMLVGPALTAYLLVKELHQMMIVGAELGASVSAVGVYCSYYTGVPSGPAIVLASSTLFVLVVLLLSPSQGILTRLNGRKQSLITLINLSSGRHKH; from the coding sequence ATGCTATGCGTTTATGCGAGATGCGATCGCATCTTAGTCGGCATCCTGTTGTGTCCGGTCATCGGTAGCTTCTTGATTTTGCAACGCATGACACTGTTGGGGGACGTCATTGCTCACTATGTCTTGCCAGGGCTTTCGGTTGCTGCCTTCACTGGCATTAATGTCTTGATTGGAGCCTTTTGCTCTGGCTTAGCAGGGGCACTCTTCATCACCTGGATTCGCGCTCAATCCCGGATTAAAGCAGATTCGGCAATGGCAATCACATTCTCCACCTTTTTTGCCCTTGGGATTATGCTGCTGTCGCTTCTTAAAAATCAGTTCGACCTAGACGGTTTGTTGTTTGGTGACATTCTCGGCGTCACCTCCACTGACATCACGTACACCCTGATCGTCACATTGCTGCTGCTGACAACGGTGAGGCTGGTCTATAAAGAACTGCTGCTGTACACCTTTGATCCCACTAGGGCAAAGGTCATGGGCCTTCCCATCAATATTTTGTACATCGGTCTGATGGCTGCAATTACATTGACGGTGATTGTTAGTGTGCGGGCCGTTGGCGTCATCTTGGTGATCTCAATGCTTGTTGGGCCAGCACTGACGGCTTATTTACTCGTCAAAGAGCTGCACCAGATGATGATTGTAGGTGCTGAGTTGGGAGCCAGCGTTAGCGCAGTGGGCGTCTATTGCAGTTACTACACAGGTGTGCCCTCAGGACCAGCCATCGTCTTGGCATCATCCACACTGTTTGTACTCGTCGTCTTACTCTTGAGTCCTTCGCAGGGTATTCTCACCCGTCTCAACGGTAGAAAGCAGTCACTGATTACCCTCATCAATTTGTCGTCTGGCCGCCATAAACATTAG
- a CDS encoding lipopolysaccharide assembly protein LapA domain-containing protein, giving the protein MHFLLSCLLGLGITAAALLSVQNAAAVSIKLLIWQSVPLPFGMMLVLAVSVGLFLVALLRPAGQATASSNADLNLDDFDSEEWQR; this is encoded by the coding sequence ATGCATTTTCTTCTGTCTTGTCTACTGGGCCTTGGGATTACGGCAGCAGCATTACTCTCCGTTCAGAACGCGGCGGCGGTATCCATCAAGTTACTCATCTGGCAATCTGTACCGTTACCCTTCGGGATGATGCTCGTACTGGCCGTTAGTGTGGGGCTATTTTTGGTGGCCCTGTTGCGGCCTGCTGGGCAAGCGACCGCATCCTCAAATGCTGATCTCAATCTAGATGACTTTGATTCTGAAGAATGGCAGCGGTAA
- a CDS encoding RNA recognition motif domain-containing protein, protein MSIYIGNLSYEATQEDLSQVFAEYGAVKSVKLPTDRETGRMRGFGFVEMSSDAEEEAAIEALDGAEWMGRTLKVNKARPRQSNDGGGGGRRF, encoded by the coding sequence ATGTCAATTTATATTGGGAACCTTTCCTACGAGGCAACTCAGGAAGATCTCAGCCAGGTCTTTGCTGAATATGGGGCTGTAAAAAGCGTCAAGCTACCCACTGATCGAGAAACAGGTCGCATGCGCGGCTTTGGTTTTGTTGAAATGTCTAGTGATGCAGAAGAAGAGGCTGCCATCGAAGCCTTAGATGGTGCCGAATGGATGGGCCGTACACTCAAGGTGAATAAGGCCCGCCCACGCCAGAGTAATGATGGTGGTGGCGGTGGTCGTCGTTTCTAG